The following proteins are co-located in the Paludibaculum fermentans genome:
- a CDS encoding endonuclease MutS2, with protein MNPESLELLEYERLRSLVGRYVGSEAGRRELGRVEPSMDRAALETGLAEAAEAMAWFKDAAKPKIRGGDTAPRLRFEGLPDVEAAAAKLRIEGVVLDALEISAIVMVLERATEVRLALAPQSQFYPLLAGRAAQIGDFRPALRQISGKILPDGSISDDASVALRRIRRDKERMRGDIQDSLERFLKSHREDGLLQEEFVTIRNERFVVPVIPGAKKKLPGVVHGSSGSGQTLFLEPIETIDLNNDLVRMGEEELREVYRILREMTDHLREHRFEIQGAAETLAALDLIFAKARFAQDFDCVIPRFSPDEAPRLLLKSARHPLLQDVLKRQQKKVVPVSLELDSSRRTLLISGPNTGGKTVAMKTVGLMALMAQSALPVPAEDAEFPIYDDVLADIGDNQSIEQSLSSFSAHVARIKEMVEAATSGALVLLDELGRATDPEEGGALGVAILDEFRQHGAFTLASTHLLALKVYGSNTPGVVNASMGFNEETLEPTYVLRIGAPGKSAGLDISKRLGLPARLIERAHRAMSSTERDIATFLNQLEAKIGEVSAEAEELRKQKADLEAREQKLTKEMEQRERARLREFEQTAAEAQKRFEQQAREAIESALSAPEQRKQVEKVMRQVARTKREFQESVESLAHPEKARKQAPKEEIVEGARVRLRDVSGPARVRKVLNNGLLEVDVGFLKMQVPITEVTEVLKGDAPQSKMLPKGVSLTTGPRWDTLSREVNIIGKHAEEALEEVDRFLDSAYLAGVLRVRVVHGHGMGILRKGVQDLCKAHPNVEKYYPASPSEGGTGATIVELKEN; from the coding sequence ATGAATCCAGAGAGCCTGGAGTTGTTGGAATACGAGCGGTTGCGCTCACTCGTGGGGCGCTATGTCGGCAGCGAAGCCGGGCGCCGCGAATTGGGGCGGGTCGAGCCGTCGATGGACCGGGCCGCCCTGGAAACCGGGTTGGCCGAGGCTGCCGAGGCGATGGCCTGGTTCAAGGACGCCGCGAAGCCCAAGATCCGGGGCGGAGACACTGCGCCGCGTTTGCGGTTCGAAGGGCTGCCGGATGTTGAGGCGGCCGCGGCCAAACTGCGCATCGAAGGTGTCGTTCTCGACGCACTGGAGATCAGCGCGATTGTGATGGTGCTGGAGCGCGCGACCGAGGTCCGGCTGGCGCTGGCTCCGCAGTCGCAGTTCTACCCGCTGCTGGCGGGCCGCGCGGCGCAGATCGGCGATTTCCGGCCGGCGCTGCGGCAGATCAGCGGCAAGATCCTGCCGGACGGTTCCATCTCGGACGATGCGAGCGTCGCTTTGCGCAGGATCCGCCGCGACAAGGAGCGGATGCGCGGCGACATTCAGGACTCGTTGGAACGGTTTCTAAAGTCGCATCGCGAGGACGGGCTGCTGCAGGAAGAGTTCGTCACGATCCGCAACGAGCGTTTTGTGGTGCCGGTGATCCCCGGGGCGAAGAAGAAACTGCCGGGCGTCGTGCACGGCTCCAGCGGCAGCGGCCAGACTCTGTTCCTGGAACCAATTGAAACCATTGACCTGAACAACGATCTCGTGCGGATGGGCGAGGAAGAACTGCGTGAGGTCTACCGGATCCTGCGGGAGATGACCGATCATCTGCGGGAGCACCGGTTTGAAATCCAGGGCGCGGCGGAGACGCTGGCGGCGTTGGACCTGATCTTTGCCAAGGCGCGGTTTGCCCAGGACTTCGATTGCGTGATCCCTCGATTCTCGCCGGATGAAGCCCCCAGGCTGCTGTTGAAGAGCGCCCGGCATCCGCTGCTGCAGGATGTGCTGAAGCGGCAGCAGAAGAAAGTCGTGCCGGTTTCGCTGGAACTGGACAGTTCGCGGCGAACGCTGCTGATCAGCGGTCCGAACACGGGCGGCAAGACCGTTGCCATGAAGACCGTCGGGCTGATGGCTTTGATGGCGCAGAGCGCGTTGCCGGTGCCGGCGGAAGACGCTGAGTTCCCCATCTACGACGACGTGCTGGCCGATATCGGCGACAACCAGAGCATCGAGCAGAGCCTCTCCAGCTTCAGCGCCCATGTGGCGCGGATCAAGGAGATGGTGGAGGCTGCTACGTCGGGCGCGCTGGTGCTGCTGGACGAACTGGGCAGGGCGACCGACCCCGAGGAGGGCGGCGCACTGGGCGTGGCGATTCTGGACGAGTTTCGGCAGCATGGGGCGTTTACGTTGGCGTCGACGCACCTGCTGGCCTTGAAGGTGTACGGGTCGAATACTCCGGGAGTCGTGAATGCCTCGATGGGCTTCAACGAAGAGACGCTGGAGCCGACCTATGTGCTGCGAATTGGAGCTCCGGGCAAATCGGCTGGCTTGGACATTTCCAAGCGGCTCGGGTTGCCGGCGCGGCTGATCGAACGGGCCCACCGGGCCATGTCGTCGACGGAACGGGACATCGCGACCTTCCTGAATCAGCTCGAAGCCAAGATCGGGGAAGTCTCGGCTGAGGCCGAGGAACTGCGTAAGCAAAAAGCGGACCTGGAAGCTCGCGAGCAGAAGCTGACCAAGGAGATGGAGCAGCGCGAGCGCGCCCGCCTTCGGGAGTTCGAGCAGACGGCAGCAGAAGCACAGAAGCGGTTTGAGCAGCAGGCGCGCGAGGCGATCGAGTCGGCGCTATCGGCTCCGGAGCAGCGCAAGCAGGTGGAGAAGGTCATGCGCCAGGTGGCGCGGACGAAACGCGAGTTCCAGGAGTCGGTGGAGTCGCTCGCCCATCCGGAAAAGGCCAGGAAGCAGGCGCCCAAGGAAGAGATTGTGGAAGGGGCGCGCGTGCGGCTGCGCGATGTCAGCGGTCCGGCGCGGGTCCGTAAGGTCTTGAACAACGGGCTGTTGGAAGTGGACGTCGGCTTCCTCAAGATGCAGGTGCCCATCACCGAAGTCACTGAAGTGCTGAAGGGCGACGCGCCGCAGAGCAAGATGCTGCCGAAGGGTGTCAGCCTGACGACGGGGCCGCGGTGGGACACCCTATCTCGCGAAGTGAACATCATCGGCAAGCATGCCGAGGAGGCGCTGGAAGAGGTGGACCGGTTCCTGGATTCCGCTTATCTGGCCGGTGTGTTGAGGGTGAGGGTGGTCCACGGCCACGGGATGGGGATTCTGCGCAAAGGCGTGCAGGATCTCTGCAAAGCGCATCCCAATGTGGAGAAGTATTATCCGGCGAGCCCCAGCGAAGGTGGCACAGGGGCCACCATCGTGGAGCTGAAAGAGAACTGA
- the bcp gene encoding thioredoxin-dependent thiol peroxidase: protein MADLKEGSKAPDFTLLTDAGEKLKLSSLAGKNVVLYFYPKADTPGCTKEACSFRDELPRVETNNAVILGASPDPVAAVAKFKNKYGLNFTLLADEDHAVAEKYGVWVEKTNYGKTYMGVERSTFILDKEGRIARIFRKVKVDGHTEEVLAALAAL, encoded by the coding sequence ATGGCCGATCTCAAAGAAGGCTCCAAAGCCCCCGACTTCACCCTTCTCACCGACGCAGGCGAGAAGCTCAAGCTCAGCTCCCTGGCGGGCAAGAACGTAGTCCTCTACTTCTACCCCAAGGCCGACACCCCCGGCTGCACCAAGGAGGCCTGCAGCTTCCGCGATGAACTGCCCCGCGTTGAGACGAACAACGCCGTCATCCTGGGCGCTTCGCCCGATCCGGTGGCCGCCGTCGCGAAATTCAAGAATAAGTACGGCCTCAACTTCACGCTGCTTGCCGACGAAGACCACGCCGTCGCCGAGAAGTACGGAGTCTGGGTCGAAAAGACCAACTACGGCAAGACCTACATGGGTGTCGAGCGCTCCACTTTCATCCTCGACAAGGAAGGCCGCATCGCCAGGATCTTCCGCAAGGTGAAAGTGGACGGCCATACCGAAGAGGTCCTGGCCGCCCTGGCTGCTCTCTAA
- a CDS encoding DUF3467 domain-containing protein, with product MLPNQNPPALKLESAADYREGYANSVQLRASLWDFFLMFGTVRQQTPEAVTIQNFQGVYLSPQQAKALLNVLATNVQQYESTFGEIRLEPQGDASVIQ from the coding sequence ATGCTCCCCAATCAGAATCCGCCTGCGCTCAAGCTGGAATCCGCTGCCGACTACCGGGAAGGTTATGCCAATAGCGTGCAATTGCGCGCCAGCCTGTGGGACTTTTTCCTGATGTTCGGCACGGTGCGGCAGCAGACCCCGGAAGCAGTCACGATCCAGAACTTCCAGGGTGTCTACCTGAGTCCGCAGCAGGCGAAGGCACTGCTGAATGTGCTCGCTACCAACGTCCAGCAGTATGAATCGACCTTTGGCGAGATTCGCTTGGAACCGCAGGGCGATGCGAGCGTGATCCAGTAG
- a CDS encoding fused MFS/spermidine synthase, whose protein sequence is MLFYALTIFLSAFLLFQVQPIIAKMILPWFGGTAAVWATCLLFFQSALLLGYFYSHGLVKRLKPKQQWILHASLLLVCLALLPITPSASWKPLTPDAPTFRILGLLAATIGLPYFLLSTTGPLIQAWYVQSNPGATPYRLFALSNLGSMLALLSYPPLIEPNLTLHHQAYVWSGGFAIFAVLCIFTGWRSYRTAVVAESVAAPEEPAPQPPTRSLYFMAIGLSAVPSMLLLSLTSHMSMDLAPIPFLWILPLALYLLTFILCFDAEGWYRRIYFLAALPFAIGAIAWLMRLDPSARPDVRICIVEYSLSFFIICMCCHGELARLKPHPKFLTGYFLMVSIGGAIGGVFVALIAPYVFNANYELPLSLACAVGIAALVLFRDEDWPFRKDLLGWPAIALFTLSALIIGGLAREMREMVSDSILVARNFYGELRVKQYEGMYDWDGHRSLVHGAINHGEEYTHPARRKEIATYYCPDTALGLVMQARSIGSVQRVAVIGLGTGTIASYSRMGDLYRFYEINPLVKKIAYEQFWYLKSAEGLIEIDMGDARLSLEREPVQNYDTIAVDAFSSDSIPVHLLTREAMLLYFHHLKPDGALAIHISNRYIDLKPVLERAANSIGKYALVVETDDDEQEKCYGTTWVLITGNKDLLDRPEFKKAGEPPKPAPWLPVWTDDYSNIYKVLK, encoded by the coding sequence ATGCTTTTCTACGCTCTTACCATTTTCCTCAGCGCCTTTCTGCTGTTTCAGGTCCAGCCGATCATCGCCAAAATGATCCTGCCCTGGTTTGGGGGCACCGCCGCCGTGTGGGCCACCTGCCTGCTTTTCTTTCAGTCGGCGTTGCTTCTCGGTTATTTCTATTCGCACGGCCTGGTGAAGCGGCTCAAGCCGAAGCAGCAATGGATACTCCACGCCAGCCTGCTGCTGGTGTGCCTCGCACTGCTTCCCATTACGCCCTCCGCGTCGTGGAAGCCGCTTACTCCGGATGCCCCCACGTTCCGCATCCTCGGGTTGCTCGCCGCCACCATCGGCCTGCCTTACTTCCTGCTCTCCACCACCGGCCCACTCATCCAGGCCTGGTACGTTCAATCCAATCCCGGAGCCACCCCATACCGCCTGTTCGCTCTCTCCAACCTTGGTTCCATGCTCGCCCTGCTCAGCTATCCTCCGCTGATTGAGCCGAACCTCACGCTGCATCACCAGGCCTACGTCTGGAGCGGCGGCTTCGCCATCTTCGCCGTGCTGTGTATCTTTACCGGATGGCGCAGCTACCGCACCGCCGTGGTGGCCGAGTCGGTCGCCGCCCCGGAAGAGCCGGCACCCCAGCCGCCCACCCGCTCGCTTTACTTCATGGCCATCGGCCTCTCCGCCGTGCCTTCCATGCTGCTGCTCTCGCTCACCAGCCACATGAGCATGGATCTCGCACCCATTCCCTTCCTGTGGATCCTCCCTCTGGCGCTCTACCTGCTCACCTTCATCCTGTGTTTCGATGCCGAAGGCTGGTACCGCCGCATCTACTTCCTGGCCGCCCTGCCCTTCGCCATCGGCGCCATCGCCTGGCTGATGCGGCTCGACCCCTCGGCCCGCCCTGACGTGCGAATCTGCATCGTCGAGTACTCGTTGTCGTTCTTCATCATCTGCATGTGCTGCCACGGCGAACTGGCGCGGCTGAAACCGCATCCCAAGTTCCTCACCGGCTACTTCCTGATGGTGTCGATCGGCGGAGCCATCGGCGGCGTCTTCGTGGCCCTCATCGCGCCCTACGTCTTCAACGCGAACTACGAACTGCCGCTTTCGCTCGCCTGCGCAGTGGGTATCGCCGCCCTGGTACTGTTCCGTGACGAGGACTGGCCCTTCCGCAAGGATCTGCTCGGCTGGCCCGCCATCGCCCTGTTCACGCTGTCAGCGCTCATCATCGGGGGCCTCGCCCGCGAGATGCGCGAAATGGTCTCCGACAGCATCCTGGTGGCCCGCAATTTCTATGGCGAGCTGCGCGTGAAGCAATATGAGGGCATGTACGACTGGGATGGCCACCGCTCCCTCGTCCACGGCGCCATCAACCATGGCGAAGAGTACACCCACCCGGCGCGCCGCAAGGAGATCGCAACTTACTACTGCCCGGATACCGCATTGGGACTGGTGATGCAGGCCCGTTCCATCGGCAGCGTCCAGCGCGTCGCCGTCATCGGCCTGGGTACGGGCACAATCGCCTCTTACTCCCGCATGGGCGATCTGTACCGCTTCTACGAGATCAATCCTCTCGTGAAGAAGATCGCCTACGAGCAGTTCTGGTATCTCAAGTCAGCCGAAGGCCTGATCGAGATCGATATGGGCGACGCCCGCCTGTCGCTCGAGCGCGAGCCGGTGCAGAACTACGACACCATCGCCGTCGACGCCTTTTCCAGCGACTCCATCCCCGTTCATCTGCTGACGCGCGAGGCCATGCTCCTCTACTTCCACCACCTGAAACCCGACGGAGCCCTCGCCATCCACATCTCCAACCGCTACATCGACCTGAAGCCGGTGCTGGAGCGCGCCGCCAACTCGATCGGCAAGTACGCCCTCGTGGTGGAAACCGATGACGATGAGCAGGAGAAGTGCTACGGCACCACCTGGGTGCTGATCACCGGCAACAAGGACCTGCTCGACCGGCCCGAGTTCAAGAAGGCGGGCGAACCGCCCAAGCCCGCGCCGTGGCTGCCTGTCTGGACGGACGATTACTCCAACATCTACAAAGTTCTGAAGTAG
- a CDS encoding glycoside hydrolase family 127 protein, producing MQASRTLLAIPAVLSLVCPVAAQHDYPVKPVPFTAVHVNDVFWAPRIEVNRAVTIPFAFEKCEETDRVENFIRAAKALQGQGFSDKIPGFPFDDTDIYKVLEGASYALSVQPDPKLDAYLDTLIAHIAAAQEPDGYLYTARTMNPDHPHKWSSPRRWESEGVDSHELYNLGHLYEAAAAHYQATGKRNLLDIALKTADLLDRTFGPGKQAIWPGHQITEMGLVKLYRITGEERYLKLAKFLLDTRGPGPEKGGGREYNQSHVKVVDQTEAVGHAVRATYMYSGMADVAAMTGDTAYVQAIDRIWENVVSRKLYITGGIGATGAGEAFGKAYELPNMSAYNETCAAIGNDYWNHRLFLLHADAKYIDVMERTLYNGLISGVSLDGKTFFYPNPLESNGQHARSPWFGCACCPGNITRFLASLPGYMYAQHGSTLYVNLFAASSAGIDLEGVGKVKVTQQTRYPWEGAVKLTVEPARQGAFSVNVRIPGWARGEAVPSDLYRFAEPSAPAASIKVNGQPVPMKLVSGYVALDRTWRAGDVIELNLPMPIRRVLANDQVAADRGRVALQRGPLVYTAEWPDNPEGRVRNLVLPVHASLAAEFKPELLGGVTVIRSTAQALAYDAQGRVTRKSQPFTAIPYFAWANRGKGQMTVWLPVNDAAARPLPYPTVATTSRITTSGKKDPKTMIDGEQPESSSDPSSYFDWWPTKGTTEWVELAFEKTATVSESQIYWFDDTGHGEVRVPASWRLLYKKGDAWVPVEGAAGFGTARDTFNRITFQPVTTQALRLEVTLQPNWSAGLQEWKVR from the coding sequence ATGCAAGCCAGCCGGACTCTCCTCGCCATCCCCGCCGTCCTGTCGCTCGTCTGCCCCGTGGCGGCCCAGCACGATTACCCTGTCAAGCCGGTGCCCTTCACCGCGGTCCACGTCAACGACGTCTTCTGGGCGCCCCGCATCGAGGTCAACCGCGCCGTCACCATTCCCTTCGCCTTCGAGAAATGCGAAGAGACCGACCGGGTGGAGAACTTCATCCGCGCAGCCAAGGCTCTGCAGGGCCAGGGTTTCAGCGATAAGATCCCGGGCTTTCCTTTCGACGACACCGACATTTACAAAGTGCTGGAGGGCGCATCCTATGCGCTCAGCGTCCAGCCCGACCCTAAGCTCGACGCCTATCTCGATACTCTCATCGCACACATTGCGGCCGCCCAGGAACCGGACGGCTATCTCTATACCGCACGGACCATGAACCCCGACCACCCTCACAAGTGGTCCAGCCCGCGCCGTTGGGAATCAGAGGGTGTCGACAGCCACGAACTCTACAATCTGGGCCATCTCTATGAAGCCGCCGCCGCCCATTACCAGGCCACCGGCAAACGCAACCTGCTCGACATCGCCCTCAAAACAGCCGACCTGCTCGACCGAACTTTCGGTCCCGGCAAACAGGCCATCTGGCCCGGCCACCAGATCACGGAGATGGGCCTCGTCAAGCTCTACCGCATCACCGGCGAGGAGCGATACCTGAAGCTGGCCAAATTCCTGCTGGACACGCGCGGGCCCGGCCCGGAAAAGGGCGGCGGCCGCGAGTACAACCAGTCGCATGTGAAAGTCGTCGACCAGACCGAAGCCGTGGGCCACGCCGTGCGCGCCACCTACATGTACTCCGGGATGGCCGACGTCGCCGCCATGACCGGCGACACGGCCTATGTCCAGGCGATCGATCGCATCTGGGAAAACGTGGTCTCCCGCAAGCTCTACATCACGGGCGGCATCGGCGCAACCGGCGCGGGCGAGGCGTTCGGCAAAGCCTACGAACTGCCCAACATGAGCGCCTATAACGAGACCTGCGCGGCCATCGGCAACGACTACTGGAACCACCGCCTGTTCCTGCTGCATGCGGATGCCAAGTACATCGATGTGATGGAGCGCACTCTCTACAACGGCCTCATCTCCGGTGTGTCGCTCGATGGCAAGACGTTCTTCTACCCCAATCCCCTCGAGTCCAACGGCCAGCACGCCCGCAGCCCGTGGTTCGGCTGCGCCTGCTGTCCCGGCAACATCACCCGCTTCCTCGCCTCCCTGCCGGGCTACATGTACGCCCAGCACGGCTCCACCCTCTATGTGAATCTCTTTGCCGCCAGCAGCGCCGGCATCGACCTGGAGGGAGTGGGCAAGGTGAAGGTTACCCAGCAGACCCGCTACCCCTGGGAGGGCGCCGTGAAACTCACGGTCGAGCCAGCCAGGCAGGGAGCCTTCAGCGTCAACGTGCGGATCCCGGGCTGGGCTCGCGGGGAAGCCGTTCCCAGCGATCTCTACCGCTTCGCCGAGCCGTCCGCGCCCGCCGCCAGCATCAAGGTGAACGGCCAACCCGTCCCCATGAAGCTCGTGAGCGGCTATGTCGCGCTCGATCGCACGTGGCGCGCCGGCGACGTCATCGAACTGAACCTGCCCATGCCCATTCGCCGCGTGCTGGCGAACGACCAGGTTGCCGCCGACCGCGGCCGTGTCGCGTTGCAGCGTGGTCCTCTCGTCTATACCGCGGAGTGGCCCGACAACCCCGAAGGCCGCGTCCGTAATCTGGTGCTGCCCGTCCATGCCAGCCTGGCCGCGGAGTTCAAGCCTGAACTGTTGGGCGGAGTCACCGTGATCCGCAGCACCGCCCAAGCCCTCGCCTACGATGCCCAGGGCCGCGTCACCAGAAAATCGCAGCCCTTCACCGCCATCCCTTACTTTGCCTGGGCCAATCGCGGCAAAGGCCAGATGACCGTCTGGCTGCCCGTAAACGATGCCGCCGCCCGCCCCTTGCCATACCCAACGGTAGCCACCACAAGCCGGATCACTACCTCCGGCAAGAAAGACCCCAAAACGATGATCGATGGGGAACAGCCGGAATCCTCGAGTGATCCCTCCTCCTATTTCGACTGGTGGCCCACCAAGGGCACGACGGAGTGGGTGGAACTGGCATTTGAGAAAACCGCCACGGTCTCGGAGAGCCAGATCTACTGGTTCGACGACACTGGCCATGGCGAAGTGCGCGTACCCGCTTCGTGGCGACTGCTCTACAAGAAGGGCGATGCCTGGGTGCCGGTGGAAGGCGCGGCCGGCTTCGGGACCGCCAGGGACACTTTCAATCGCATTACGTTCCAGCCCGTCACTACCCAGGCACTCCGCCTGGAAGTGACCCTGCAGCCCAACTGGTCAGCCGGCCTGCAGGAGTGGAAGGTCCGCTAG